CGGCGATGGTTTCCTTGCGAATGCGGCTTTCGGCAAAGGCCAGGTCTTCGGCAATACTCGCGTCGAGGTGGTGGCACACCATGAGCATGTCCACATGCTCGTCCAGCGTGTTCTGGGTGTAGGGCATGGTGGGGTTGGTGGACGATGGCAGAAAGTTGTCTTCGCCCACCACGCGCAGGATGTCGGGCGCATGGCCTCCGCCCGCACCCTCGGTGTGGAAGGCGCAGATGCCGCGCCCGCCCACGGCGGCGATGGTGTTCTCCACAAAGCCCGATTCGTTGAGCGTATCGCTGTGGATGGCGACCTGCGTGTCGGTCTCGTCCGCCACGTCCAGGCAGTTGCTGATGGCCGAGGGCGTGGTGCCCCAGTCTTCGTGCAGCTTGAGGCCAATGGCGCCCGCGTTGATTTGCTCGTGCAGCGCATCGGGCAGGCTGGCGTTGCCCTTGCCGAGGAAGCCCAGGTTCATGGGGAACGCGTCGGCTGCTTGCAGCATGCGCTCCATGTTGAAGGGGCCGGACGTGCAGGTGGTGGCCAGCGTGCCCGTGGCGGGGCCGGTGCCGCCGCCCAGCATGGTGGTCACGCCGCTGGCCAGCGCTTCTTCGATCTGCTGCGGGCAGATGAAGTGGATGTGGCTGTCGATGCCGCCCGCGGTGACGATGTTGCCCTCGCAGCTGATGACCTCGGTGCCGGGGCCGATGATAATGTCCACACCCGGTTGCGTGTCGGGGTTGCCCGCCTTGCCGATGGCGGCGATGCGGCCCGCGCGCAGGCCGATGTCGGCCTTGAAGATGCCGGTGTGATCGACAACGAGCGCATTGGTCAGCACGGTATCCACAGCGCCTTGTGCATTGCTGCGTTGCGACTGCGCCATGCCGTCGCGAATCGTCTTGCCGCCGCCAAACTTCACCTCTTCGCCGTAGCTGCCTGCGCGCAGGGTGTAGTCGGCCTCGACTTCGAGGAGGAGTTCGGTGTCGGCCAGCCGCACGCGGTCGCCCACGGTGGGGCCGAACATCTCGGCGTAGGCGCGTCGTCCAATGGTTGCCATGGGTGGGGTGCTCCGTGAGAACGGTTTACTCTATTTTTGATAGCAGCTTGGGCAATAAATACCTGCGCTATCTGCCAATTTGGCTTGAAATTGCTACAGCGCGCCCTGCGTCAGGCCCTGAAAGCCGAACACGCGGCGCTCGCCCGCGTAGTCCACCAGCTCCACAGTGCGCTCCTGGCCGGGCTCAAAGCGCACGGCGGTGCCCGACGCAATGTTCAGCCGCATGCCGCGCGCAGCCGCACGGTCAAAGCCCAGGGCGTTGTTGGTCTCGGCAAAGTGGTAGTGCGAGCCGACCTGGATGGGCCGGTCGCCGGTGTTGCGCACCACCAGCGTGAGGGTGCGGCGGCCGGTGTTGAGCAGGTGTTCACCGGGTTCGGTGAGAAGTTCGCCGGGGATCATGAAAACTCCTTGCAGGGAATGCTCAGGCCATCTGCGCCAGCAGCGCTCCACCAAACACAGCCACCCCAGCACCTGCAGCGCGGGCCAGCCACACATGGCGGTGGCGCAGTGCCCAGCCAGCGGCCAGGCCTGCGCTGTGCAGCAGCACGGTAGCCGTGAGCATGCCTGCCAGGGTCAACCAGGCGCTGTCGCTGCCTGCCAGCTCATAGCCATGGGCCACGCCGTGAAAGACGGCAAACATGCCCACACCCAGCGCCGCCACCAGCCCGGGCACGCGCAGGCGCGACACGACCAGCAGGCCGGTGACCAGCAGCGACGCGGCGATCATGGGCTCCACCGCCGGCAACGCCACACCCTGCAGGCCCAGCACGGCGCCCACCAGCAGCATGGCCGCAAAGCCCACGGGGCCCCACAGCAGATCGCGCCCGGCGCTGCGGGCGGCCAGGGCGCTCCACAGGCCCACGGCCACCATGGCGGCCAGGTGGTCCAGGCCGAACAGGGGGTGGGCAAAGCCGCTCAGAAAACTGTTGTGGATGTGCGATTCAGCACCGGTATGGGCGCTAGCGCTAGTACCAATTGCGCTGGCAGCTATGAAAAGAAGAGCGGCTGTGTGGCGGTGTGAGAGGGCGATGCGCATGGGGGCTCCACAGAGAGAAGAGGGGGAATAGAAAGTAGAAGGGGGTTCAGACGATCGGCTGGTGCACGGTGACCAGCTTGGTGCCGTCGGGGAACGTGGCCTCGACCTGGATGTCCGGAATCATCTCGGGGATGCCTTCCATCACATCGGCGCGGGTC
Above is a window of Acidovorax sp. KKS102 DNA encoding:
- the ureC gene encoding urease subunit alpha → MATIGRRAYAEMFGPTVGDRVRLADTELLLEVEADYTLRAGSYGEEVKFGGGKTIRDGMAQSQRSNAQGAVDTVLTNALVVDHTGIFKADIGLRAGRIAAIGKAGNPDTQPGVDIIIGPGTEVISCEGNIVTAGGIDSHIHFICPQQIEEALASGVTTMLGGGTGPATGTLATTCTSGPFNMERMLQAADAFPMNLGFLGKGNASLPDALHEQINAGAIGLKLHEDWGTTPSAISNCLDVADETDTQVAIHSDTLNESGFVENTIAAVGGRGICAFHTEGAGGGHAPDILRVVGEDNFLPSSTNPTMPYTQNTLDEHVDMLMVCHHLDASIAEDLAFAESRIRKETIAAEDILHDLGAISMMSSDSQAMGRVGEVILRTWQTAHKMKVQRGSLQGDTARNDNTRIKRYVAKYTINPAIAHGIAHEVGSLEVGKWADIVIWKPAFFGVKPALILKGGLIAMAAMGDPNASIPTPQPVHYRPMFGAFGGAIAKTSLTFVSQAGLNAGIGERFGLRKQLSAVRNIRGVRKQHMVHNSYTPKMEVDAQTYTVRADGQLLTCEPATLLPMAQRYFLF
- a CDS encoding urease subunit beta produces the protein MIPGELLTEPGEHLLNTGRRTLTLVVRNTGDRPIQVGSHYHFAETNNALGFDRAAARGMRLNIASGTAVRFEPGQERTVELVDYAGERRVFGFQGLTQGAL
- a CDS encoding HupE/UreJ family protein, with amino-acid sequence MRIALSHRHTAALLFIAASAIGTSASAHTGAESHIHNSFLSGFAHPLFGLDHLAAMVAVGLWSALAARSAGRDLLWGPVGFAAMLLVGAVLGLQGVALPAVEPMIAASLLVTGLLVVSRLRVPGLVAALGVGMFAVFHGVAHGYELAGSDSAWLTLAGMLTATVLLHSAGLAAGWALRHRHVWLARAAGAGVAVFGGALLAQMA